A part of Bacteroidota bacterium genomic DNA contains:
- the guaB gene encoding IMP dehydrogenase, whose translation MENLSTKFLGESLTFDDLLVVPAYSEVLPREVDISTRLTRNLRINVPIISAAMDTVTEYKMAVAMAREGGIGIIHKNMSIEKQADQVRRVKRSDSGLIIDPVTLSQNAIIRDALAMMKEFKIGGIPVIDENKKLVGILTNRDLRFETNMQRPIAEVMTTTNLITAPEGTTLQQAENILKNYRIEKLPVVDGDGILKGLITYKDILKLASHPRACKDKYGRLLVGAAVGVTHDTIQRIEALRAVGTDLVIIDTAHGHSKGVIDMVKTVKSKFPDLEVVAGNVATGAGAKALADAGVDGVKVGVGPGSICTTRVVAGVGVAQISAINDAANALKGTGVPVIGDGGIRYTGDIVKAIVAGADTIMAGSLLAGTEESPGETIIYEGRKFKSYRGMGSVEAMEMGSKDRYFQDVEDDIKKLVPEGIVGRVPFKGTLEEVMVQYIGGLRAGMGYAGAKDVASLHNAQFVKITASGIRESHPHDVVITKEAPNYSR comes from the coding sequence ATGGAAAATCTCTCAACCAAGTTTTTAGGTGAAAGTCTCACCTTCGATGATCTCCTTGTAGTTCCAGCTTATTCTGAAGTATTACCACGCGAAGTTGACATATCGACGCGGCTCACACGCAATTTGCGTATTAATGTGCCTATTATTTCCGCTGCAATGGATACTGTGACTGAGTATAAGATGGCAGTTGCCATGGCCAGAGAGGGTGGTATTGGAATCATTCACAAAAACATGAGCATTGAGAAGCAAGCAGACCAGGTAAGACGGGTGAAAAGGAGTGATAGCGGACTGATTATCGACCCTGTTACCCTGTCACAAAATGCGATAATTCGTGATGCGCTTGCTATGATGAAAGAGTTCAAAATTGGAGGCATTCCGGTGATTGATGAAAATAAGAAGCTGGTTGGGATTTTAACCAATCGCGATTTGCGTTTTGAAACGAATATGCAACGCCCGATTGCTGAGGTGATGACGACCACAAATTTGATTACAGCGCCTGAAGGCACTACGCTGCAGCAGGCTGAAAATATCCTCAAAAACTATCGTATCGAAAAGCTGCCGGTTGTTGATGGAGATGGCATTTTGAAGGGATTAATTACGTATAAAGACATATTGAAACTGGCGAGTCACCCACGCGCATGTAAAGATAAATATGGTCGCTTGCTGGTTGGCGCTGCAGTTGGTGTTACACATGATACTATTCAGCGCATTGAGGCATTAAGAGCTGTGGGCACCGACCTGGTTATTATTGATACTGCTCATGGTCACTCGAAAGGGGTGATTGATATGGTGAAAACCGTAAAATCGAAATTTCCGGATTTGGAGGTGGTTGCGGGCAACGTTGCTACAGGAGCCGGTGCAAAAGCGCTTGCTGATGCCGGTGTTGACGGTGTTAAGGTTGGAGTTGGTCCCGGAAGTATTTGCACCACGCGCGTTGTTGCGGGTGTTGGTGTTGCACAAATCAGCGCAATTAACGATGCGGCCAATGCATTAAAAGGCACAGGAGTTCCTGTAATTGGCGATGGTGGAATTCGATATACAGGTGATATAGTGAAAGCAATTGTTGCCGGTGCCGATACCATTATGGCCGGTAGTTTATTAGCGGGAACGGAAGAAAGTCCGGGTGAAACCATAATTTACGAAGGCCGAAAATTTAAATCATATCGCGGAATGGGCAGTGTGGAAGCCATGGAAATGGGTTCAAAAGACAGGTATTTTCAGGATGTGGAAGATGATATTAAAAAACTGGTTCCTGAAGGTATTGTTGGTCGCGTGCCGTTTAAAGGCACATTAGAGGAAGTGATGGTTCAATACATTGGTGGTTTAAGAGCCGGAATGGGATATGCGGGCGCGAAAGATGTTGCATCATTACATAACGCTCAATTTGTAAAAATAACAGCAAGTGGTATCCGCGAATCGCATCCACATGATGTTGTGATTACGAAGGAAGCGCCGAATTATAGTAGGTAG